A genome region from Anastrepha obliqua isolate idAnaObli1 chromosome 4, idAnaObli1_1.0, whole genome shotgun sequence includes the following:
- the LOC129245790 gene encoding uncharacterized protein LOC129245790, whose protein sequence is MHSTLLLTFGVLLVLTNHTNHCQGNESPGFFLKITKNVPRLGRRSDSYFLKNMKAIPRIGRRDDETLSATISPSLSKRLVLNAAAAAAAAEREYSLVQPVTSNTLIELLNKNAIATDKIKFVHWKDFDHALQMDTELYGKLISLGRKPDQRLKEDLNVDMTSGITPLLSNSNNDDYIFYNRDAEEMYAPKYGGDFVRYNQLK, encoded by the exons ATGCATTCAACTTTGTTGCTAACATTCGGTGTGTTGCTCGTGCTAACTAATCACACAAACCATTGCCAGGGTAATGAAAGTCCGggattttttttgaagatcaCTAAAAATGTACCGCGCTTAGGCAGACGTTCGGATAGTTATTTCTTAAAGAATATGAAGGCAATACCGCGCATCGGCCGCCGTGATGATGAG ACACTCAGCGCCACCATTTCGCCCTCGCTCTCAAAGCGTTTGGTTCTCAATGCAGCTGCAGCGGCTGCTGCCGCCGAACGAGAGTACAGTTTGGTGCAGCCCGTTACTTCGAACACACTCATCGAACTTTTGAATAAGAATGCAATCGCAacggataaaataaaatttgtccaTTGGAAAGATTTCGATCATGCGCTGCAAATGGACACCGAATTGTATGGCAAACTTATTTCGTTGGGTCGTAAGCCTGATCAGCGTCTTAAGGAGGATCTGAATGTGGATATGACGAGCGGAATTACGCCACTATTGTCCAATTCGAATAATGAcgattatatattttacaacagAGATGCCGAAGAGATGTATGCACCCAAGTATGGCGGCGATTTTGTGCGTTACAATCAGTTGAAGTAG
- the LOC129245938 gene encoding origin recognition complex subunit 4 codes for MNEDLIKIRRFLKERLQRDYTTLHGHEMERENVRQLLLRTAELGESNSLLLIGPRGSGKTTLINAVLADLVPSADFQQNTILVHLNGNLHTDDKLALKSITVQMQLENAANGKAFGSFAENLAFLLACLKSGNKRSKSVIFILEEFDLFCSHHNQTLLYNLFDVSQSAQAPICVLGATCRLDVIELLEKRVKSRFSHRQIFLFPTADTFETYLDRFETLLSIPHEKELKQAAERVSHLKMLNSDELTIHRNHFNPAKYKFNKKYIESWNNSIAVLIDDNKSAVVAALQTFFEIDKSESFLKVLLFRLVAQLDPNSQPRITAEQVCEVIATYTVDPRVELLCGLSVLELCLVIAIKHHSEIYDRDPFNFEIIFARFAKFAKVSTTMQGIERAVSLKAFERLRHMEMILPISSVVGKVQKDFEMHRLALTYGQINDAVQKYQALPTEVAQWAQSSII; via the exons aTGAATGAGGACTTAATTAAAATTAGGCGTTTTCTGAAGGAGCGCTTACAACGCGACTATACAACATTGCATGGCCATGAAATGGAGCGTGAAAACGTTCGCCAGTTGCTGCTACGTACTGCGGAGTTGGGCGAATCAAATTCGCTCTTGCTTATTGGCCCGAGAGGATCTGGAAAAACTACA ttaattaatgCAGTGCTTGCCGACCTTGTGCCTTCCGccgattttcaacaaaatacgaTTTTAGTGCACTTAAATGGTAATCTGCATACGGACGACAAATTGGCACTTAAATCCATCACCGTGCAAATGCAACTAGAAAACGCTGCAAATGGTAAAGCATTCGGCTCATTCGCAGAAAATTTAGCTTTTCTTTTGGCATGTCTAAAGTCGGGCAATAAACGTTCGAAAAGTGTTATTTTCATACTCGAGGAATTCGATCTATTCTGCTCTCATCACAACCAAACCTTATTATACAACTTGTTCGACGTATCACAGTCGGCACAAGCACCGATATGTGTGCTAGGGGCAACATGCCGACTGGATGTCATAGAATTGTTGGAAAAGCGAGTGAAGTCTCGATTTTCGCACAG ACAAATTTTTCTCTTTCCTACTGCTGATACTTTTGAAACATACTTGGACCGTTTCGAAACGTTGCTAAGCATACCCCATGAGAAAGAACTGAAGCAGGCAGCGGAACGGGTGTCTCACTTAAAAATGCTTAATTCAGATGAGCTTACTATTCATCGCAATCACTTCAATCCTGCCAAgtacaaatttaacaaaaaatatattgaatccTGGAATAACAGCATAGCGGTGTTGATAGATGACAACAAATCAGCAGTAGTGGCTGCGTTGCAGACATTTTTCGAAATAGATAAAAGCgaatcatttttaaaagttctATTATTTCGTTTGGTGGCACAATTAGATCCGAATTCTCAACCACGAATAACCGCAGAACAGGTGTGTGAAGTTATTGCAACCTACACCGTTGATCCGAGGGTAGAATTACTCTGTGGTCTCTCCGTTCTTGAACTATGTCTCGTAATTGCCATTAAACATCATTCCGAAATCTACGACCGTGACCCcttcaattttgaaattatttttgctcGCTTTGCGAAGTTTGCTAAGGTTTCAACAACTATGCAGGGCATCGAACGCGCCGTTTCGTTGAAGGCATTTGAACGTCTACGCCATATGGAGATGATTTTGCCGATTTCTAGCGTAGTGGGCAAGGTACAAAAAGATTTCGAAATGCATCGCCTAGCATTAACTTATGGGCAAATAAACGATGCCGTACAAAAGTATCAAGCACTGCCCACCGAAGTTGCTCAGTGGGCGCAGAGTTCTATAATTTGA
- the LOC129245939 gene encoding uncharacterized protein LOC129245939, which produces MENFQLQDEVQSLQKLREHYEHQLRLLGLELCDLPDDVGAMIEECVELQQVTQLHDLQLSYLKEFYYNKLKEHLENNLTIAKMQAEIDEQEKQLQREIAECALLEKFTTSVNKRLISESEMQRNKIIIEGKIHTLKEKQNGFNIPDDLNIDELVKKVEVLEKTKSKEK; this is translated from the exons atgg aaaattttcaattgcaaGATGAAGTGCAGTCGTTGCAAAAATTGA GAGAACACTATGAACACCAACTGCGCTTACTAGGACTTGAACTTTGTGACTTGCCTGATGATGTTGGTGCTATGATAGAAGAGTGTGTGGAGCTCCAGCAAGTCACACAACTGCATGATCTTCAACTGAGCTACTTAAAAGAGTTTTATTATAACAAACTCAAAGAGCATTTAGAAAATAATCTTACTATTGCAAAAATGCAAGCAGAAATTGACGAACAGGAGAAGCAGTTACAAAGAGAAATTGCGGAATGCGCTTTACTTGAGAA ATTCACAACTTCGGTTAATAAACGCCTGATTTCTGAATCCGAAATGCAGCGGAACAAAATTATCATAGAGGGGAAAATACAcactttaaaagaaaaacag AATGGATTCAATATACCAGACGATTTAAATATAGATGAATTAGTGAAGAAAGTTGAAGTGCTGgagaaaaccaaatcaaaagaaaaataa
- the LOC129246390 gene encoding anillin-like — MDPFTQAQIHVDEKDINGEQRRLKLVSEEPTAKIRDSSRSRLQRLGALYANPHDLSSPIHRTEEQFCADSPIKDVFENSEKRVKQRYGKLAELACSINQWEDDVSHHDPRPVSAVPPPKPALPSRKVSGIPPKKPALPSRNTLGKTLTKVKVPTQLALVSSEGADKQSIDDTEQINATNTKQLTCELQVMNSLEAQGLERRESSILKPAYVYTEVDEKHAMEEPVNELKVDENKPQVVNLASRFSKAVEEKSTAAIPLKTINVKAGLVSGRAAAFEQKTSSTQQLYRPQKDPTELSLKERMQLFERKKGGALLPKAALGMAPSISKIRQGEAALGKELGTKVATAALACNNVSSSSLLPTKPNGDNKLREKVAALVASTSTMAESKLNTDIQKQRQEDVQVRAYRFNKQKEVCDENEEQSVQSETLQTQSNVVSSTKHITSVPRHPHTPPPPPPKPKIILDGTKKRHSPSDILDDDESKRSRKSVTAASLRNQMYPALSDLESESERDNDCTTATIHGHSVAEEHTRMLAVTAETDRPESDFVEQHQQQQHSNIDDESYMDTEETDGSSIDICNGNLDRVIKQVVQKNHRQQQQNQQSKPVKEVRNADKKEFYGCTDSSVYSSEASGGVDDFLDEALEEYGDDDSTTKESADDLSRESKATTSCNSFFFCKTPKKYTSYQTISEENDESASSSKAATCNSQPVKPVLSVNRGNDDNTVTLVHTISFYRRQQGDNSAGSTPVRTVSHERKVLRSEIASAACEAMQIDYSKQQKLHEQNITHNETYVVDGNPSEETESEDSYLVQEKIKKLLDEVGKQQTIIAQASQALNLCAATIEFSGSTESVEGERHLLVATHRREAYLAEVQRLRVEKCLRPLGALRDKGRLTVKEITIPLREDYIRKLAGDTIAGHHLVCLLKCDENVLATKTMPTLPGLLAVKFPDILQMDNVHADFKITLEIYGMTAQREVLPHEVKYHINRNKKSGIKTPKKKGSENHLVMPLVQSPAGPNAVRTPALVQYGCITFSLHEIHRTSWTLTQVLGVSPLEGTLHMKANCQLAFLVEHRGFLTMFEEISGFGAWHRRWCYLNGSILNYWKYPDDENRKAPIGSLDLYACRTRRVTIAPRDICARRNTMLLEFVRPVKETDVESLIIVPNDRNTIVRQLLSADTQEECVLWCAYFNKVLLLLQSSAKKA; from the exons atggatcCTTTTACTCAG GCACAAATTCATGTTGATGAAAAAGATATTAACGGTGAACAACGTCGCCTCAAATTAGTATCGGAGGAACCTACTGCTAAAATACGCGATTCCTCACGTAGCCGGTTGCAACGTCTTGGAGCTCTTTATGCGAATCCCCACGACCTATCATCGCCAATACATCGAACAGAGGAGCAGTTCTGTGCGGATTCACCTATTAAAGACGTTTTCGAAAACAGTGAAAAAAGAGTTAAACAACGTTACGGTAAATTAGCTGAACTGGCTTGCTCCATCAATCAATGGGAGGATGATGTTTCTCATCACGACCCACGTCCTGTCAGTGCAGTACCACCTCCCAAACCAGCTTTACCAAGTAGAAAAGTTTCTGGTATACCGCCAAAAAAGCCAGCCCTGCCAAGTAGGAACACTCTAGGTAAAACGCTTACCAAAGTTAAAGTTCCCACGCAACTGGCTCTAGTGTCAAGTGAAGGAGCCGATAAACAGTCAATTGATGATACAGAACAAATAAATGCCACCAATACCAAACAATTGACATGTGAACTCCAAGTGATGAATTCACTGGAAGCACAAGGGCTTGAACGACGTGAATCATCAATCCTAAAACCTGCATACGTATACACGGAAGTGGATGAAAAACATGCGATGGAGGAGCCAGTTAATGAGTTGAAAGTTGATGAAAATAAACCCCAAGTAGTGAATTTGGCTAGTAGATTTTCGAAAGCTGTAGAAGAAAAAAGTACTGCAGCCATTCCTCTTAAGACGATAAATGTTAAGGCTGGCTTAGTATCCGGACGAGCGGCTGCTTTTGAGCAGAAAACAAGTAGCACTCAGCAATTATATCGTCCACAGAAAGATCCAACAGAATTGTCGCTAAAGGAGCGTATGCAAttattcgaaagaaaaaaaggaggCGCACTTTTGCCAAAAGCTGCCCTCGGTATGGCGCCAAGCATAAGTAAAATTCGACAGGGAGAAGCTGCATTGGGCAAAGAATTAGGTACAAAAG TAGCTACTGCGGCGCTCGCGTGCAACAATGTCAGCTCATCATCTTTATTACCCACAAAGCCAAATGGCGACAATAAATTACGAGAAAAAGTGGCGGCACTTGTAGCGAGTACGTCAACAATGGCTGAAAGCAAACTTAATACCGATATACAAAAACAACGACAAGAAGATGTGCAAGTTCGTGCATATCGtttcaacaaacaaaaagaagtatGCGACGAAAATGAGGAGCAAAGTGTACAGTCGGAAACTCTGCAAACGCAGTCTAACGTGGTATCTAGCACAAAACATATAACATCGGTGCCAAGACATCCACACACACCACCACCGCCTCCACCAAAACCCAAAATCATATTGGACGGGACAAAAAAACGTCATTCAC CTAGCGATATTCTTGATGATGATGAAAGCAAGCGTTCGCGTAAATCTGTAACAGCTGCATCTCTGCGAAATCAAATGTATCCCGCACTATCAGATTTGGAATCTGAGTCAGAAAGGGACAATGATTGTACGACGGCGACTATACACGGACACAGTGTCGCAGAGGAGCACACGCGCATGCTTGCAGTAACTGCTGAAACTGACCGTCCTGAGAGTGATTTTGTTGAacagcatcaacaacaacaacatagtaATATTGACGATGAAAG TTATATGGATACAGAGGAAACAGACGGCAGCAGTATAGACATTTGCAATGGTAATTTGGATCGTGTGATAAAGCAGGTGGTACAAAAGAATCACcgccaacagcaacaaaatcaGCAATCAAAACCAGTAAAG GAGGTACGCAATGCTGATAAGAAAGAATTTTATGGCTGTACTGATAGCTCAGTATATTCCTCTGAAGCGTCAGGAGGGGTTGATGACTTCTTGGATGAGGCTTTAGAAGAGTACGGCGATGATGATAGTACGACGAAGGAAAGCGCTGATGACTTGTCGAGAGaa AGTAAAGCCACAACATCCTGCAATAGCTTCTTTTTCtgcaaaacaccaaaaaaatacaCCAGCTATCAAACTATATCAGAGGAAAATGATGAGTCGGCATCGAGTTCAAAAGCAGCTACTTGCAATTCGCAACCTGTGAAACCTGTGCTGAGTGTTAATCGTGGGAATGACGACAATACGGTCACTTTGGTGCACACTATCAGCTTTTACAGACGACAACAGGGCGACAAt AGTGCCGGTTCGACTCCAGTGCGTACGGTGTCGCATGAGCGGAAGGTATTACGCTCCGAAATCGCCAGCGCTGCGTGTGAAGCTATGCAAATCGATTATTCCAAGCAGCAAAAGCTGCATGAACAAAATATCACACATAATGAAACGTACGTGGTTGATGGCAATCCATCCGAAGAAACTGAGTCGGAAGATAGCTATTTAGTGCAGGAAAAGATTAAAAAGCTTCTAGATGAAGTCGGCAAACAGCAGACGATAATTGCGCAAGCCAGCCAAGCACTGAACTTGTGCGCGGCCACTATAGAATTTTCCGGTTCGACAGAGTCGGTCGAGGGCGAGCGACATTTGCTTGTAGCAA ccCATCGTCGCGAAGCTTATTTAGCCGAAGTACAACGCCTGCGCGTAGAGAAGTGCTTGAGGCCATTAGGTGCGTTGCGCGACAAAGGCCGTCTCACTGTTAAGGAGATAACCATACCACTACGTGAAGATTACATACGCAAACTAGCTGGGGATACCATCGCTGGTCATCATTTGGTTTGTTTACTTAAATGCGATGAAAATGTTTTGGCGACGAAAACGATGCCTACACTCCCCGGTCTGCTAGCAGTGAAATTCCCAGATATATTGCAAATGGATAACGTGCATGCCGATTTTAAG ATTACTCTCGAGATCTACGGGATGACCGCCCAACGTGAAGTCCTACCTCACGAGGTGAAATATCAtataaatcgaaataaaaagtcCGGTATTAAAACGCCTAAAAAGAAAGGCAGCGAAAATCATTTAGTTATGCCACTTGTTCAAAGTCCAGCTGGCCCGAACGCCGTTCGTACTCCTGCTTTGGTGCAGTATGGTTGTATCACTTTTTCCCTACACGAGATACATCGCACGTCCTGGACACTAACACAG GTTCTCGGCGTTAGTCCATTGGAAGGTACGCTGCACATGAAAGCCAACTGTCAATTAGCTTTTTTGGTAGAGCATCGTGGCTTTCTCACCATGTTCGAGGAAATTTCTGGATTTGGTGCCTGGCATCGTCGTTGGTGTTACTTAAATGGGAGTATACTTAATTATTGGAAGTATCCCGATGATGAGAATAGGAAAGCGCCTATCGGCTCGCTTGATCTGTACGCCTGTCGTACGCGGAGAGTAACCATTGCGCCTCGTGATATATGTGCGCGTCGCAACACTATGTTGCTTGAGTTTGTGCGTCCCGTGAAAGAAACTGATGTCGAGTCGCTTATTATTGTGCCAAATGACCGCAATACCATTGTACGACAACTACTCTCAGCTGATACGCAAGAGGAATGTGTGCTATGGTGCGCATACTTCAATAAAGTCCTATTACTTCTGCAGTCCTCCGCAAAAAAAGCTTAG